In Amaranthus tricolor cultivar Red isolate AtriRed21 chromosome 5, ASM2621246v1, whole genome shotgun sequence, a genomic segment contains:
- the LOC130814019 gene encoding DExH-box ATP-dependent RNA helicase DExH8 isoform X3, whose protein sequence is MREKGIHALKYKAIILDEVHERSVESDLVLFCVKQFLLRNKDMRLVLMSATADVSKYRDYFRDLGRDERVEVLAIPSSHQHTYFQRKVLYLEQVAELLEESPDSSNTLSVKYCHGTTPLLAKADIKHDVHKLIHQLVLYIHKNEPDIEKSILIFLPTYYSLEQQWFLLKPFDSEFKVHILHSSIDTNEALKAMKISKSHRKIILATNIAESSVTIPDVAYVIDSCRSLQVYWDGNRKIDTSELIWVSKSQSNQRKGRTGRTCDGQIYRLVTGSFYNELPDFEEPSILKLSLRLQVLLMCCAESKFINDPKALSQKALDPPDLEIVEDALSLLVRMKAINKAHPRGRCEPTFYGRVLSSLSLSFDASVLILKFGSAGMLREGILLGILMDMQPQPIIRPFGQENLFMEYTDSFYAVNEENSSLAGRKEVVFLANLCAYQFWERVFKDKHRLQHLKKLLDVEDTIAPQAKLSRIEEEWCRFHNLLSSSMNQISEAYNDILCSLHRYRPQFLAKSSGLPFYYEPYDFRHVCLLECQPSTDAIALVEDDEHNETKKCLAMPFVSSCHFQCQSVAEKFANIIKEIRIQHAEALIEDPRQLIDEKRSNISGESSICRYYVQGNCSRGNDCWFSHSMEGKRPVCKYFTSLQGCRNGDSCVFSHEVGAQAVSSELNLCIPEEEADAEALIKLFPTSSSGHILVLDDTDFHFSSSFSQHYKPSKIIATTSLLETTIFDPSLSAVQILWGIREPFEIFTSESDGKCIPWDNLKRIFWFPKFDSCDEILQKDKRLVQKFFEHLAVRILADTLFDFQVIVVMNNIRFSYLQVEKLGRDCFFFLKESFQFDELTFGVLPDSVHTKKSLVTSTSVCYVFTLHPPTDLQFGDYTSALHDQLHRNQ, encoded by the exons ATGCGGGAGAAGGGGATACATGCTCTTAAGTACAAGGCTATCATTCTAGATGAAGTGCATGAGAGATCCGTAGAATCCGATCTTGTTCTTTTCTGTGTGAAACAATTTCTTCTCAGAAACAAAGACATGAG GCTGGTTTTGATGTCTGCAACTGCTGACGTTTCAAAATATAGGGATTACTTCAGGGATCTTGGCAGGGATGAAAGAGTGGAAGTCCTTGCTATACCTAGTTCCCACCAGCACACTTATTTCCAACGGAAGGTCCTCTACCTGGAACAG GTTGCTGAACTTCTTGAGGAGAGTCCCGACTCATCAAACACATTGTCTGTGAAATACTGTCATGGCACAACTCCATTATTGGCCAAGGCAGATATCAAACATGACGTGCACAAGCTGATTCATCAATTAGTCttgtatatacataaaaatgagccAGACATTGAAAAGAGTATTCTCATTTTTCTTCCTACATACTATTCACTTGAGCAGCAATGGTTTCTATTAAAGCCCTTTGATTCGGAATTTAAGGTCCATATTCTACACAGTAGTATAGATACTAATGAGGCTCTGAAGGCTATGAAGATATCGAAGTCTCATCGTAAG ATTATATTAGCTACCAATATTGCAGAGTCATCAGTGACGATTCCTGATGTTGCTTATGTGATTGATTCTTGCCGGTCATTACAAGTCTATTGGGATGGGAATCGAAAAATAGATACATCTGAGCTTATTTGGGTTTCTAAATCTCAG TCTAATCAGCGTAAAGGAAGAACTGGTCGAACATGTGATGGTCAGATTTATAGATTAGTTACTGGATCGTTTTACAATGAGCTGCCGGATTTCGAGGAGCCTTCAATTCTTAAGCTATCACTGAGGCTACAGGTGCTCCTTATGTGCTGTGCTGAATCAAAATTTATTAATGACCCAAAAG CTTTGTCGCAGAAGGCTTTAGACCCGCCAGATCTTGAGATTGTGGAGGATGCTCTGAGCTTACTTGTACGTATGAAGGCCATTAACAAAGCACATCCAAGGGGGCGATGTGAACCGACATTTTACGGAAGGGTTCTTTCCAGTCTCTCATTATCATTTGATGCTTCTGTGCTAATCCTTAAGTTTGGTAGCGCTGGAATGTTACGTGAGGGGATTTTACTGGGCATATTGATGGATATGCAACCACAGCCCATTATCCGTCCCTTCGGTCAGGAAAATTTG TTTATGGAGTATACGGACTCCTTCTATGCAGTTAATGAAGAGAACTCTTCTTTGGCTGGAAGAAAGGAAGTGGTATTCTTAGCGAATCTGTGTGCGTATCAATTTTGGGAACGTGTATTCAAG GATAAGCATCGGTTGCAGCATCTTAAAAAGCTTTTGGATGTTGAGGATACAATAGCTCCCCAGGCAAAGCTTTCCAGAATAGAAGAAGAATGGTGCCGCTTTCATAATTTGCTGTCGTCTTCGATGAATCAGATTTCTGAAGCAT ATAATGACATTCTATGCTCGTTGCATCGATATCGGCCCCAGTTTCTTGCCAAATCTAGCGGCTTACCCTTTTATTATGAACCTTATGATTTCAGACATGTGTGCCTTTTAGAGTGTCAGCCAAGTACTGATGCTATTGCTCTTGTTGAGGACGATGAGCACAATGAAACAAAGAAATGTCTTGCAATGCCATTTGTATCCTCATGCCACTTTCAATGTCAAAGTGTGGCAGAGAAGTTTGCAAATATTATCAAAGAG ATTCGAATCCAGCATGCAGAAGCTTTAATTGAGGACCCTCGGCAGTTAATTGATGAGAAGAGATCAAATATTTCTGGGGAATCATCAATATGTAGGTATTATGTCCAAGGGAATTGTAGTAGAGGCAATGATTGCTGGTTCTCCCATTCAATGGAAGGAAAAAGACCAGTGTGCAAATATTTTACATCTTTACAG GGTTGTCGGAATGGCGACTCATGTGTCTTTTCTCATGAGGTTGGTGCTCAAGCTGTTTCATCTGAATTAAATTTATGTATTCCAGAAGAGGAGGCTGATGCTGAAGCTCTTATCAAATTATTTCCAACATCATCTAGTGGTCATATATTGGTATTGGATGATACAgactttcatttttcatcaagCTTCTCTCAACattataaaccatcaaaaatTATAGCAACAACTTCTCTCTTAGAGACCACTATTTTTGATCCATCACTCTCTGCTGTTCAAATTTTGTGGGGCATCCGTGAACCTTTTGAGATTTTTACCTCTGAATCAGATGGAAAATGTATTCCTTGGGACAATTTGAAGCGAATCTTCTGGTTTCCGAAATTTGATAGTTGTGATGAAATCTTACAGAAGGATAAGCGTCTAGTGCAGAAATTCTTTGAGCATTTGGCTGTCCGTATATTGGCCGATACACTATTTGACTTTCAGGTCATTGTTGTCATGAACAATATCAGGTTCTCCTACCTACAG GTGGAGAAGTTGGGAAGAGATTGCTTCTTCTTCTTGAAGGAGTCATTTCAGTTTGATGAACTAACCTTCGGAGTTCTGCCAGATTCTGTGCATACTAAAAAATCTTTAGTTACATCCACTTCCGTCTGCTACGTTTTTACTCTGCATCCACCCACCGACCTGCAATTCGGAGACTATACTTCTGCCTTACATGATCAACTACACCGAAACCAGTAA